Proteins found in one Polyangiaceae bacterium genomic segment:
- a CDS encoding serine/threonine protein kinase, which yields MAVMAGDEALVGIASTVVALEPQAAAAERPVASRDRYQRRGVLGEGGMGRVERVLDSDLLREVAAKQLRPELRNDGRLLRQFLWEARVTAYLDHPNIVPVHDLGVSPTGHLYFTMKLVRGESLEAALEGLPSDEGALATVPRRLRVFLQLCHAVAYAHAAGVLHRDLKPANVMLGAHGEVLVTDWGLAVPLPTPAGDELRHHLPETSERSGSGTPVYMSPEQAREEPLDERSDVYALGAILYELCELRRAVDGKTLAEILVKVSTGERRPTERASAPLAAVIDKAMASDRDRRYASVSALAADVEVALDGRTPDAEAASMLTQAKRYYFSHDPAISRLRVIDVDFWVGSTFFLGMGAAIALGRFLSIHWWWPVLVGVVVAVMPTLRWLRFRRSMPRRNAP from the coding sequence ATGGCCGTCATGGCCGGGGACGAGGCACTGGTCGGCATCGCCAGCACCGTAGTCGCGCTCGAGCCTCAGGCAGCGGCCGCTGAAAGGCCCGTCGCTTCCCGCGATCGCTATCAACGCCGCGGCGTGCTGGGCGAAGGTGGCATGGGACGCGTGGAGCGCGTGTTGGACTCGGACCTCCTACGGGAGGTCGCCGCCAAGCAGCTCCGACCGGAGCTCCGGAACGACGGTCGCTTGCTGCGCCAGTTCTTGTGGGAAGCGCGAGTGACCGCCTACCTGGACCACCCGAACATCGTTCCGGTTCACGATCTGGGCGTGTCGCCGACGGGCCACCTGTACTTCACGATGAAGCTCGTCCGCGGCGAGTCGCTGGAAGCAGCCCTGGAAGGGTTGCCAAGTGACGAAGGCGCGCTGGCAACCGTGCCTCGGCGCCTGCGGGTCTTTCTGCAGCTGTGCCACGCGGTGGCCTACGCCCACGCCGCCGGCGTGCTGCATCGGGATCTGAAGCCCGCCAACGTCATGCTCGGTGCTCATGGCGAGGTGCTGGTGACGGATTGGGGCCTGGCGGTGCCACTGCCGACCCCCGCTGGCGACGAGCTGCGTCACCACCTGCCGGAAACCTCCGAGCGCTCGGGCTCCGGAACGCCAGTGTACATGTCTCCAGAGCAGGCCCGAGAAGAACCGCTGGACGAGCGCTCCGACGTCTATGCGCTGGGCGCCATTTTGTACGAGCTGTGCGAGCTCCGGCGCGCTGTCGACGGGAAGACGCTGGCCGAGATCCTGGTCAAGGTGAGCACTGGTGAGCGCCGCCCCACGGAACGCGCTTCTGCTCCGCTGGCTGCCGTGATCGACAAGGCGATGGCGTCGGATCGCGACCGACGCTACGCGAGCGTGTCAGCCCTGGCGGCGGACGTGGAGGTCGCCCTCGACGGTCGAACTCCCGACGCCGAAGCGGCGTCGATGCTGACCCAAGCCAAGCGTTACTACTTCTCCCACGATCCTGCGATCAGTCGCCTGCGCGTCATCGACGTCGACTTCTGGGTGGGGTCGACGTTCTTTCTGGGGATGGGTGCGGCGATCGCTCTCGGCCGCTTCCTCAGCATCCATTGGTGGTGGCCCGTGCTGGTGGGCGTCGTGGTGGCGGTGATGCCTACGCTCCGCTGGCTCCGGTTTCGACGGAGCATGCCGCGTCGCAACGCCCCGTGA
- a CDS encoding DUF393 domain-containing protein produces the protein MDVEVFFDGDCPLCRREIRMLQRWDRRQRIRFTDIAAPDFDAAVLGRTQAELMSRIHARLPDGSLIEGVEVFRRLYAAVGLGPLVALSRLPGVSHALDFAYARFADNRLRLTGRCDAACSVETGASGA, from the coding sequence ATGGACGTTGAGGTGTTCTTCGATGGCGACTGTCCCTTGTGCCGCCGCGAGATCCGGATGCTCCAGCGATGGGATCGGCGCCAGCGGATCCGTTTCACGGACATCGCAGCTCCGGACTTCGACGCGGCCGTTCTGGGCCGGACCCAGGCCGAGCTCATGTCCCGCATCCATGCCCGGCTCCCCGACGGCTCCCTGATCGAAGGCGTCGAGGTGTTTCGCCGGCTGTACGCGGCCGTGGGACTCGGTCCTCTCGTCGCGCTGAGTCGCCTGCCCGGCGTCTCCCACGCGCTCGACTTCGCCTACGCCCGTTTCGCCGACAATCGTCTTCGACTCACGGGGCGTTGCGACGCGGCATGCTCCGTCGAAACCGGAGCCAGCGGAGCGTAG
- a CDS encoding LEA type 2 family protein has translation MRRALILLALLVFAVGCSKPKPPKIEPHAARVKTVDATGLTLGVELDVTNPNGFPLLVRTVSGKLLMGSGVEVGNARVDSGKTVPANGTARLSSDLTARWSNIAALAPLATTGKPVAYTFEGIANVGGEKLNLDVPFRLQGELKPEQLLAATLRGLVPPQ, from the coding sequence ATGCGCCGCGCCCTCATCCTGTTGGCCTTGCTGGTGTTCGCCGTCGGCTGCTCGAAGCCCAAGCCCCCCAAGATCGAGCCCCACGCTGCACGCGTGAAGACGGTGGACGCCACCGGGCTCACCCTGGGCGTGGAGCTGGACGTGACGAATCCCAACGGGTTCCCACTGCTGGTGCGCACCGTGAGCGGCAAGCTGTTGATGGGCTCTGGGGTAGAGGTTGGAAACGCCCGGGTCGACAGCGGCAAGACCGTCCCCGCCAACGGCACGGCGCGGCTGTCGAGCGATCTCACCGCACGCTGGTCGAACATCGCCGCCCTCGCGCCCTTGGCCACCACCGGGAAGCCCGTCGCCTACACGTTCGAAGGCATCGCCAACGTGGGCGGGGAGAAACTCAACCTCGACGTTCCGTTTCGACTTCAGGGCGAGCTGAAGCCGGAGCAGCTCTTGGCCGCTACTCTGCGCGGCCTCGTTCCACCGCAGTGA
- a CDS encoding NAD(P)-dependent oxidoreductase, giving the protein MSHVAFLGTGLIGSAMVEAALGRGETVSVWNRTQDKAKPLAKLGATVAEDAAEAVRGAGRVHLALTDDAAVDAVIAAIRPGLGAGVVVVDHSTASPAGTAARFRRCEELGIELLHAPVFMAPQHCRQAQGLMLSAGPRARFDRVKEALERMTGEVWFVGERGDLAAAYKLFGNAMILTIVGGLSDVFAMASSLGIDAKEAHALFSKFNPAGTIGYRGSKMAQGDFAAAFALTMARKDLRLMLEAAGDRKLALLPALAKRMDAFIAAGRGDEDVGVLAAPAVESHRG; this is encoded by the coding sequence ATGTCACACGTCGCGTTCTTGGGAACTGGTTTGATCGGCTCGGCCATGGTGGAAGCCGCGCTGGGCCGCGGGGAAACGGTGAGCGTCTGGAACCGCACCCAGGACAAGGCGAAGCCGCTGGCGAAGCTTGGAGCCACGGTCGCGGAGGACGCTGCGGAGGCAGTGCGGGGTGCGGGGCGGGTCCATCTCGCGCTGACCGACGACGCGGCGGTGGACGCCGTGATCGCCGCGATCCGTCCCGGGCTTGGTGCCGGCGTCGTGGTCGTGGATCACTCCACCGCTTCTCCCGCGGGCACTGCCGCTCGCTTCCGGCGCTGCGAAGAATTGGGGATCGAGTTGCTCCACGCGCCGGTGTTCATGGCGCCGCAACACTGCCGTCAGGCGCAGGGGTTGATGCTGAGCGCTGGGCCTCGCGCGCGCTTCGACAGAGTCAAAGAGGCGCTCGAAAGGATGACCGGGGAGGTTTGGTTCGTCGGTGAGCGCGGTGATCTGGCGGCAGCCTACAAGCTGTTCGGCAATGCCATGATCCTCACCATCGTGGGCGGTCTATCGGACGTATTCGCGATGGCCAGCAGCTTGGGCATCGACGCCAAGGAGGCGCACGCGCTGTTCTCCAAGTTCAACCCCGCCGGCACCATCGGCTATCGCGGCAGCAAGATGGCACAAGGGGATTTCGCCGCTGCTTTTGCCCTGACCATGGCCCGCAAGGACCTGCGCTTGATGTTGGAGGCAGCGGGGGACCGCAAGCTCGCGCTCCTTCCCGCGCTCGCGAAACGCATGGATGCATTCATTGCCGCAGGGCGCGGCGACGAAGACGTGGGCGTCTTGGCAGCGCCGGCGGTGGAGAGCCACCGCGGCTGA
- a CDS encoding LamG domain-containing protein — protein sequence MAGHRWCWATLVVVTACATSEQGLSPGTNPFDAGLGGFAGQQQDSGPDVSDEAASGGMAGAGGALNDAGSDAASDASQDAAVDALPDAPPDVVSVTGLEGYWTFDEAAGLAFDISGNNNHGTVKGTAVAQAVAGKVGPAIGFNGGNGQVQIPNSLTLDFSTGATIEFWIRLGSVQSGTILSRGTGQNDSHVRLKTAQGNIQASFGQVGVGAAIITSSANVLSPGSWTHVAVVDDGSSLILYVDGTLHATASGGYLTAIFGDLYIGKSAAVDTAFNGSIDDLKWWNVTRSNQEICSDAGGTWALVDGAGACTLP from the coding sequence ATGGCGGGACACCGATGGTGCTGGGCGACGCTCGTGGTGGTGACGGCGTGTGCCACTTCCGAGCAGGGCCTGTCGCCGGGAACGAATCCATTCGATGCGGGGTTGGGCGGCTTCGCCGGGCAGCAGCAGGATTCGGGGCCGGACGTGAGCGACGAAGCCGCGAGTGGTGGCATGGCCGGGGCCGGAGGCGCCCTAAACGACGCCGGCTCTGATGCCGCTTCGGATGCCAGCCAAGATGCGGCGGTGGACGCTCTGCCGGACGCCCCTCCCGACGTCGTGAGCGTCACCGGTTTGGAAGGTTACTGGACCTTCGACGAGGCCGCGGGGCTCGCCTTCGACATCTCCGGAAACAACAATCACGGCACCGTGAAGGGCACCGCTGTGGCTCAGGCAGTCGCCGGCAAGGTGGGACCTGCGATCGGCTTCAACGGAGGCAACGGCCAGGTGCAGATTCCAAACTCGTTGACTCTGGACTTCAGCACCGGAGCGACCATCGAGTTTTGGATCCGGCTGGGAAGTGTTCAGAGCGGCACCATCCTGTCCCGCGGAACGGGCCAGAACGACAGCCACGTCCGACTCAAGACCGCACAAGGCAACATTCAGGCTTCCTTCGGGCAGGTCGGCGTCGGTGCCGCCATCATTACCAGCAGCGCCAACGTACTTTCCCCGGGATCCTGGACGCATGTCGCGGTGGTGGACGACGGTTCTTCGCTGATTCTGTACGTCGACGGCACGCTGCACGCGACGGCGTCCGGGGGTTACCTCACGGCGATCTTCGGGGACCTGTACATCGGGAAGAGCGCAGCAGTGGACACGGCCTTCAACGGATCCATCGACGACCTCAAGTGGTGGAACGTCACGCGTTCGAACCAAGAGATCTGCAGCGATGCCGGGGGGACCTGGGCCCTGGTGGATGGCGCAGGCGCCTGCACGCTGCCGTGA
- the tsaA gene encoding tRNA (N6-threonylcarbamoyladenosine(37)-N6)-methyltransferase TrmO, which yields MTSDDGFWVKPIGVVRSPFVEPRQAPRQARLAEGVTATLELFEGRGYEFAVEDLTVGQHLWILFWFHRALGEKLKVLPPRSSVRRGVFSTRAPYRPNPIGMSVVRLVAIDGLRLELSGVDLLDGTPVLDIKPYLPYADALPDADSGWLSAPDDPGPRYRVELSERAREQLRYLAEQWHTDLRAGIEQALVLGPQPHPYRRIKRDGDAYRLAHKEWRVRFTVDGELVRVLSIATGYRAKELFGSTDAELEAHRQFVERYGFPGHTERAR from the coding sequence GTGACGAGCGACGACGGCTTCTGGGTCAAACCCATTGGCGTGGTGCGCTCGCCCTTCGTCGAGCCCCGCCAGGCGCCGCGCCAAGCGCGCCTAGCGGAAGGCGTGACGGCGACCCTCGAGCTGTTCGAGGGTCGCGGCTACGAGTTCGCCGTCGAAGATCTGACCGTCGGCCAGCACCTGTGGATCCTGTTCTGGTTCCACCGGGCCCTCGGCGAGAAGCTCAAGGTGCTGCCGCCACGCAGCTCGGTTCGCCGCGGAGTGTTCTCCACCCGCGCGCCCTATCGACCAAACCCCATCGGCATGAGCGTCGTGCGCCTCGTCGCCATCGACGGATTACGACTGGAGCTTTCCGGCGTGGATCTACTGGACGGCACGCCGGTGTTGGACATCAAGCCGTACCTTCCCTACGCCGACGCGCTGCCGGACGCAGACTCCGGGTGGCTCTCGGCTCCGGACGATCCAGGCCCGCGCTATCGCGTGGAGCTCTCCGAACGCGCGCGGGAGCAACTGCGCTACCTGGCCGAGCAGTGGCACACGGATCTGCGCGCCGGCATCGAGCAAGCGCTCGTGCTCGGCCCGCAGCCCCATCCGTATCGTCGGATCAAACGCGATGGAGACGCCTATCGTCTCGCACACAAGGAGTGGCGTGTGCGATTCACCGTGGACGGCGAGCTGGTCCGCGTCCTCTCCATTGCCACCGGCTACCGGGCCAAGGAGCTCTTCGGTAGCACAGACGCCGAGCTCGAAGCGCATCGGCAGTTCGTGGAACGCTACGGCTTCCCCGGCCACACCGAACGAGCACGCTGA
- a CDS encoding ABC transporter permease subunit yields the protein MPRVLAHRWWIFLTLIGVLLLRGVAEGQPATTSTMAIGSKNFTENRLLAEMMAQLIEAHSDIRVERKVNLGGTTVVFTALQNGDIDAYPEYTGTGWSIHLKIAEPVRDPLRAYLVVADEFEKRFDVTWLRPFGFSNSYALAMDEGRAKELGIRTISDLKSHEQELRAGVSHEFLNRQDGYPGLAKAYGLHISHMSGMEHGLAYEAIRSHRIDLVDTWTTDGKLLRYPIRILQDDRHFFPPYDCAPIVRSDTLERHPELRELLNRLAFRIDDQKMRKLNYRVEEEGGSFAEVARGFLQQEGLLKGAKPRPVAHSERSHGFLAFMWSRRSQTLKLAGQHMWLTAIAVLLAVLVAVPIGISLTRRQVLATPVMAAAGVIQTVPSLALLAFMIPIPGLGLGARSAIAALFLYALLPILRNTFTGIKEVDADLLEAARGMGLTNRQTLLRVQLPLATRTIMAGIRTSTVISIGVATLAAFIGAGGLGDPIVTGLQLNDIDLILSGAVPAALLALLVDFLLGLAERVLVPRGIR from the coding sequence ATGCCTAGAGTCCTGGCCCACCGCTGGTGGATCTTCCTCACGCTGATCGGCGTGCTGCTCCTCCGCGGCGTCGCCGAGGGGCAGCCGGCGACGACGTCGACGATGGCGATCGGGAGCAAGAACTTCACCGAGAACCGCCTGCTCGCGGAGATGATGGCGCAGCTCATCGAAGCGCACTCCGACATCCGAGTGGAGCGCAAGGTGAACCTCGGGGGCACCACCGTGGTGTTCACCGCCCTCCAGAACGGCGACATCGACGCCTATCCCGAGTACACCGGCACCGGCTGGAGCATCCATCTGAAGATCGCCGAGCCCGTGCGCGACCCACTGCGCGCCTACCTGGTCGTCGCCGACGAGTTCGAGAAGCGCTTCGACGTCACCTGGCTTCGCCCCTTCGGATTCTCCAACAGCTATGCCCTGGCCATGGATGAAGGCCGCGCCAAGGAGCTCGGAATCCGTACCATCTCGGATCTGAAGAGCCACGAGCAGGAGCTCCGCGCGGGCGTCAGTCACGAATTCCTCAACCGACAAGACGGCTATCCGGGGCTGGCCAAGGCGTACGGCCTGCACATTTCCCACATGTCCGGAATGGAGCACGGCCTGGCCTACGAGGCGATTCGCAGTCACCGCATCGACCTCGTCGATACCTGGACCACGGACGGCAAGCTCCTGCGCTACCCGATCCGCATTCTCCAGGACGACCGGCACTTCTTCCCGCCCTACGACTGCGCACCGATCGTTCGCTCCGACACCCTCGAGCGCCACCCGGAGCTCCGGGAGCTCTTGAACCGCCTGGCCTTCCGAATCGACGACCAGAAGATGCGGAAGCTGAACTATCGCGTCGAAGAAGAGGGTGGCTCCTTCGCCGAGGTCGCCCGCGGCTTCCTGCAGCAGGAAGGCCTACTGAAGGGCGCGAAGCCACGGCCGGTGGCTCACTCGGAACGCAGCCACGGTTTCCTCGCCTTCATGTGGTCGCGCCGCAGCCAGACGCTGAAGCTCGCGGGCCAGCACATGTGGCTCACGGCGATCGCCGTACTGCTGGCGGTGCTGGTCGCTGTTCCCATCGGCATCTCGCTCACCCGCCGGCAGGTCTTGGCCACACCGGTGATGGCCGCGGCGGGGGTGATCCAGACGGTTCCGAGCCTCGCGCTCCTGGCCTTCATGATCCCGATCCCCGGGCTCGGGCTGGGCGCGCGCTCCGCCATCGCAGCATTGTTCCTCTACGCGCTTCTCCCGATCCTCCGCAACACCTTCACCGGGATCAAGGAGGTCGACGCAGATCTGCTGGAGGCCGCTCGAGGCATGGGTCTGACGAACCGGCAGACGTTGCTCCGCGTGCAGCTGCCGCTGGCCACGCGCACGATCATGGCGGGCATTCGCACCTCCACCGTGATCAGCATCGGCGTCGCAACGCTGGCAGCCTTCATTGGCGCCGGCGGTCTCGGAGACCCGATTGTCACTGGTCTCCAGCTCAACGACATCGATCTGATCCTGTCCGGCGCCGTCCCCGCAGCGCTGCTCGCGCTGCTGGTGGACTTCCTTCTGGGGCTTGCCGAGCGCGTGCTCGTGCCCCGCGGCATCCGCTAG
- a CDS encoding ATP-binding cassette domain-containing protein codes for MELLDVSKVFVDSEGKEVAAVSGLTLDVAAGETVSLIGTSGSGKTTTMKLINRLIEPTSGRVLFDGKDITQWDVIRLRRSIGYVIQRGGLFPHLSVAENIGLLCALEGWPRERTKQRVDELLRLVNLPPEDYAARFPRDLSGGQRQRVGVARALALDPPCILMDEPFGALDPITRDQLHDEFLQLEEQVDKTIVLVTHDMAEAFKLADRVVLMDAGSIVQSGTEEDFRQRPANEFVRQFLQSHLAGPHA; via the coding sequence ATCGAGCTTCTCGACGTTTCCAAGGTCTTCGTCGACTCCGAGGGCAAGGAGGTCGCGGCGGTCAGCGGGCTGACCCTCGACGTCGCTGCCGGCGAGACGGTGTCCCTGATCGGCACCAGCGGCTCGGGCAAGACCACCACCATGAAGCTCATCAATCGGCTGATCGAGCCGACCAGCGGTCGCGTGCTGTTCGACGGCAAGGACATCACCCAGTGGGACGTGATCCGCCTCCGCCGCAGCATCGGCTACGTGATCCAACGCGGTGGCCTGTTTCCGCACCTGAGCGTCGCCGAGAACATCGGTCTTCTGTGCGCGCTCGAAGGGTGGCCGCGGGAGAGGACGAAGCAGCGCGTGGACGAGCTCTTGCGGCTCGTGAACCTGCCGCCGGAAGACTACGCCGCGCGCTTCCCTCGCGACCTCTCCGGAGGTCAACGCCAACGCGTGGGCGTGGCGCGCGCCTTGGCCTTGGACCCGCCGTGCATCTTGATGGACGAACCTTTCGGCGCCCTCGATCCCATCACGCGAGATCAGCTCCACGACGAGTTCCTGCAGCTCGAAGAGCAAGTGGACAAGACCATCGTGCTCGTCACTCACGACATGGCGGAGGCGTTCAAGCTCGCCGATCGCGTCGTGCTCATGGACGCGGGAAGCATCGTGCAGAGCGGCACGGAAGAGGACTTCCGCCAGCGCCCGGCGAACGAGTTCGTGCGTCAATTCCTGCAGAGCCACTTGGCGGGCCCGCATGCCTAG
- a CDS encoding L-histidine N(alpha)-methyltransferase: MSSTSPDTTSTPPQSTSANNGVARRERIWKRAYEAKSRSQLRDLYRDWATTYDEDHEAIGFFGHVRAAEIVEKFVPFKDVSPVLDAGAGTGAAGVELAKRGFGHLTAVDLSDAMLEQAAAKGVYQHVVQADLGFPLDAFPNSHFAAAVLVGVFSFGQAPAHTLDEITRVVKPGGVVVFTMRTDFFESDAMGVRSRMEALEKDGVWQQVHLTEPEQYLPKKDPKAMFRVWCYRVQDAQLSETESEFESAVRRAMASPSRVKRLDHCHIWNSMGSRLYDRYIDCPDYYLVDAEEEILRSRAGEIVDGERLFVELGCGSARKVKLLFDAALRGRASTRLTYTPIDLSKGALSATKAEIEESYPGRVTVEPRHGHFDEVLESIPDAAGKVILFFGGSLGNIETLADTVEFLRSMRERMTVHDRFLIGIDLHKDEEILRRAYEAGHANHAFFMNMLRRINNELDANFDLTAFEQESTYDRDEPYEGIENRCVNMKLATTVPQAVYIGKLDMEVRLAAGDAVQVGTSRKFRREDIPKLLSLSGLQLRRQWLDSRGYFSVNECVRKDAPE, encoded by the coding sequence GTGAGCTCGACCAGTCCGGACACGACTTCCACCCCGCCCCAATCCACCTCGGCCAACAACGGCGTCGCACGCCGAGAGCGCATCTGGAAGCGCGCATATGAGGCGAAGAGTCGCTCACAGTTGCGGGATCTGTACCGAGACTGGGCCACCACCTACGACGAAGATCACGAGGCCATCGGCTTCTTTGGCCACGTTCGCGCCGCAGAGATCGTGGAGAAATTCGTCCCTTTCAAGGACGTTTCGCCGGTCCTGGACGCTGGCGCAGGCACGGGCGCTGCGGGCGTCGAGCTCGCCAAGCGCGGCTTCGGCCACTTGACCGCCGTCGATCTCTCGGACGCGATGCTGGAGCAAGCCGCTGCCAAGGGCGTCTACCAGCACGTCGTGCAGGCGGACCTGGGCTTTCCTCTGGACGCGTTTCCGAACAGTCACTTCGCCGCCGCGGTGCTGGTGGGCGTGTTCTCCTTCGGCCAAGCTCCGGCGCATACCCTCGACGAGATCACGCGCGTCGTGAAGCCCGGCGGCGTAGTCGTGTTCACCATGCGCACGGACTTCTTCGAGAGTGACGCGATGGGGGTGCGCTCGAGGATGGAGGCGCTCGAGAAGGACGGCGTCTGGCAGCAGGTCCACCTCACCGAGCCCGAGCAGTACCTGCCCAAGAAGGACCCGAAGGCGATGTTTCGGGTGTGGTGCTATCGAGTGCAGGACGCTCAGCTGTCGGAAACGGAGAGCGAGTTCGAGAGCGCCGTGCGCCGCGCGATGGCCAGCCCCTCTCGGGTGAAGCGGCTCGACCACTGCCACATCTGGAACTCGATGGGCTCGCGCCTGTACGACCGCTACATCGACTGCCCCGACTACTACCTGGTGGACGCCGAAGAGGAGATTCTACGCTCTCGCGCCGGGGAAATCGTCGACGGAGAACGACTGTTCGTCGAGCTCGGCTGTGGCTCCGCCCGCAAGGTCAAGTTGCTGTTCGACGCCGCCTTGCGCGGGCGGGCGAGCACCCGGCTCACATACACGCCCATCGACCTCTCCAAGGGCGCGCTGTCCGCGACCAAGGCGGAGATCGAGGAGTCCTACCCGGGACGGGTAACGGTGGAGCCGCGCCATGGGCACTTCGACGAGGTGCTCGAAAGCATCCCCGACGCCGCCGGAAAAGTGATCCTGTTCTTCGGCGGCTCCCTGGGGAACATCGAGACCCTTGCCGATACGGTGGAGTTCTTGCGGTCGATGCGAGAGCGCATGACGGTGCACGATCGCTTCCTGATCGGCATCGATCTGCACAAGGACGAAGAGATCCTGCGTCGCGCCTACGAAGCCGGGCACGCGAACCACGCTTTCTTCATGAACATGCTCCGGCGCATCAACAACGAGCTGGATGCCAACTTCGACTTGACGGCCTTCGAGCAGGAATCCACCTACGACCGAGACGAGCCCTACGAAGGCATCGAGAACCGCTGCGTGAACATGAAGCTCGCCACGACGGTCCCCCAGGCCGTGTACATCGGCAAGCTGGACATGGAAGTGCGGCTCGCCGCCGGAGACGCCGTGCAGGTGGGCACGTCGCGCAAGTTCCGCCGCGAGGACATTCCCAAGCTTCTCTCTCTGTCCGGCCTTCAGCTGCGTCGGCAGTGGCTCGACAGCCGCGGCTACTTCTCCGTGAACGAATGCGTCCGGAAGGACGCGCCAGAATGA
- a CDS encoding rhomboid family intramembrane serine protease, whose amino-acid sequence MRENPTPAFVLPRPGKALWGVMITLFAIWLAFALGLNWGGAPGTAFAFFCGNTDKILEGEVWRLFTAPLMHEPRVGAIFFALLGFYFLTPSLEQKWGGPKLIRFLILSSTVAYLFQMLMGKILPASVAAKLIPEYWFSSVPAIEAIAIAWAMSFKGQTVQLFFVLPVTSRGLVLFVVAMSVLMVITLEMPAAGLVSPFGGMLAGWLFGGSPSPARRFWLKLKLRSLEREAARDRDARKKRVQRSGLKVIQGDGKDDDDRGPDGKLLN is encoded by the coding sequence GTGAGGGAGAACCCGACTCCGGCCTTCGTGCTGCCCCGCCCCGGCAAGGCGCTGTGGGGCGTGATGATCACGCTGTTCGCCATCTGGCTGGCCTTCGCGCTGGGCCTGAACTGGGGCGGCGCACCCGGGACTGCCTTCGCCTTCTTCTGTGGCAACACCGACAAGATCCTCGAAGGCGAAGTGTGGCGCTTGTTCACCGCGCCGCTCATGCACGAGCCGCGGGTGGGCGCGATCTTCTTCGCCTTGCTCGGCTTCTACTTCCTCACGCCCAGCTTGGAGCAGAAGTGGGGTGGGCCGAAGCTGATCCGATTTCTGATCCTGTCGAGCACCGTCGCCTATCTGTTCCAGATGCTGATGGGAAAGATCTTGCCGGCTTCCGTCGCCGCCAAGCTGATCCCCGAGTACTGGTTTTCCTCCGTGCCGGCGATCGAGGCCATCGCCATCGCCTGGGCCATGAGCTTCAAGGGCCAGACCGTGCAGCTCTTCTTCGTGCTGCCGGTCACTTCCCGCGGCCTGGTGCTGTTCGTGGTGGCCATGAGCGTGCTGATGGTGATCACGCTGGAGATGCCGGCAGCAGGGCTTGTCTCTCCCTTCGGCGGCATGCTCGCGGGCTGGCTCTTCGGTGGCTCGCCCAGCCCCGCGCGTCGCTTCTGGCTCAAGCTCAAGCTGCGCTCACTCGAGCGCGAAGCCGCACGCGACCGCGACGCGCGCAAGAAGCGTGTGCAGCGCTCGGGTCTCAAGGTGATCCAGGGGGACGGCAAGGACGACGACGACCGGGGTCCCGACGGCAAGCTGCTGAACTAG